ACGAGCCAACGGCACCCTGCCGTAAGCTAGGTACTCAAGTGTGTAGCGGTAGCCACTTTGTTGTGTGGAGCGATTATTTAGCTCAACACAAGAGAACAATTACGATCAATACGGCCAGGTACATAATTTAACACACACATGCTCAGCCCAGCGAAACACAAATTGACTAAAACGTGGTTAATGTAGAAAGTGGTGATAAAGAACTTCCACAAACACATggaaaatgtgaataaattgGAGCTGACCCAAAACTTGTGGTCACCGCTAGAGCAGCGCTACTATGTCTGCATGTTTTCatcgtttgttttatttattctattAAATTACAGATGAAGATTACCATACCAACAGTGCCCCTTCTTCTTTGTATTTTGCAAGTTCCGTTCATGGTGGCTAAAACAGCAGTTTCACCTGATCCGGAGATGACGTGTAACTCCTGCTgccagggcccagccggtataccggGAATTCCCGGGTCAAATGGGAACCATGGACAAGGGCTTGTAGGGTCccctggtgaggtaggtcaaccTGGGGCTAAAGGAGAcaaggggtcagatggactagttggtgagccaggcgctaaaggggatacTGGACTtaagggagagcaaggagtcggtcaaccagggaaacaaggacctctaggtctgcctgggatgaatggtctgaatggggagagaggtgaacctggaccagctggacagaccggcgaagcaggtgagcccgggggaaatggagacatcgggtcagatggactggttggtgcgccaggcgctaaaggggatcatggtatgaagggagagcaaggagtcggtcaacagggcagaaagggacttcgaggtctgtctgggatgaatggtctgaagggagagagaggtgaacctggaccagctggacagactggtgaagcaggtgaatgtagtacgcgacagtccgccttcactgcagtgaggaATACCGCCTTCAACCCTCCATTCTCCTATGATcctctgccctttgaagagttattgttttcagaggaagggactgatttcaacttgaataacggcacgtttacgtgtaatgtgcctggggtatacgtattgatgttctcagtcCATAAATCATCAAGTGGGTCTTACCTATTTGTCAAGCTGAGGAAGAACGGTAACACCATTGTAACAGGGGGTGTAAACGATGCAGGTTCTCATCATGTGAGCAACAGTGCATTGATTCCCCTGCACTAcggagatcaagttcacttagctgtaTACGGTCAAGTATTATGTGACTCTAACCATTGCACGTCTTTCACTGGATTCCTGCTGTACGAAATCTAAATCACACATACAAACACACGGAaacgtttaaatgttttagacaacgatttaaataaactgatatgca
The DNA window shown above is from Asterias amurensis chromosome 18, ASM3211899v1 and carries:
- the LOC139950953 gene encoding uncharacterized protein, with the translated sequence MKITIPTVPLLLCILQVPFMVAKTAVSPDPEMTCNSCCQGPAGIPGIPGSNGNHGQGLVGSPGEVGQPGAKGDKGSDGLVGEPGAKGDTGLKGEQGVGQPGKQGPLGLPGMNGLNGERGEPGPAGQTGEAGEPGGNGDIGSDGLVGAPGAKGDHGMKGEQGVGQQGRKGLRGLSGMNGLKGERGEPGPAGQTGEAGECSTRQSAFTAVRNTAFNPPFSYDPLPFEELLFSEEGTDFNLNNGTFTCNVPGVYVLMFSVHKSSSGSYLFVKLRKNGNTIVTGGVNDAGSHHIKFT